A genomic window from Brassica oleracea var. oleracea cultivar TO1000 chromosome C8, BOL, whole genome shotgun sequence includes:
- the LOC106308069 gene encoding uncharacterized protein LOC106308069, with product MNTKTMRLPPRRVQTPDKRKERDGVISSVVQKPPETSVKKLPPPHVVNRPPVNSNTNKSLIAAEPVGSNQLILAGYLSHEFLTNGTLFGEQWDPARAQAGATESKKLKRSHISEPAEESEPKRKRYVEVANLLRSDGAHLPGIVNPAQLARFLKL from the coding sequence ATGAACACCAAAACTATGCGTCTTCCGCCACGTCGCGTTCAAACGCCAGACAAACGCAAAGAAAGAGACGGCGTTATATCCTCCGTCGTCCAAAAACCGCCGGAAACCTCCGTGAAGAAGCTTCCTCCGCCGCATGTTGTTAACCGTCCGCCGGTTAATTCCAATACTAATAAATCCCTAATCGCAGCCGAGCCGGTCGGCTCGAACCAGCTAATTTTAGCGGGTTACTTGAGTCACGAGTTTCTCACCAACGGCACACTGTTCGGTGAGCAATGGGATCCGGCTCGAGCACAAGCCGGTGCGACCGAGTCGAAGAAGTTAAAGCGGAGCCATATTAGTGAGCCGGCTGAGGAAAGTGAGCCGAAAAGGAAGAGGTATGTGGAGGTTGCTAATCTTCTACGGTCTGACGGGGCCCACCTGCCCGGCATCGTCAATCCTGCCCAGCTTGCCCGTTTTCTCAAACTGTGA
- the LOC106309808 gene encoding glutathione gamma-glutamylcysteinyltransferase 2, which translates to MSTASLYRRFLPSPPAIDFASVEGKKIFNEALQKGTMEGFFRLISYFQTQSEPAYCGLASLSMVLNSLSIDPGRKWKGPWRWFDESMLECCEPLQIVKDKGITFGKVVCLAHSSGAKVQAFRTTQSTIDDFRKYVLKCSTSDNCHMISTYHRGIFKQTGNGHFSPIGGYNAERDMALILDVARFKYPPHWVPLKLLWDAMNSIDQSTGRHRGFMLISRPHREPGLLYTLSCKDESWTSIAKYLKEDVPLLVSSQHVDTIERILDVVFKSLPSNFNQFIRWMAEIRRTEDINQNLSSEEESRLDLKQELLKQVQETELFKHVEKFLFSVGYEDSQSYVPAKTGSQDSENLSEMESDESCCPETCVKCIKGVGEDKVKTYPSGNDVFTALLLALPPQAWSGIKDQSLLQEMKQLISMVSFPTLLQQEVLHLRRQLQLLKRCQENKEDEDLSAPA; encoded by the exons ATGTCTACGGCGAGTTTGTATCGGAGGTTCCTTCCCTCTCCTCCGGCGATAGATTTCGCTTCTGTTGAAGGCAAG AAAATCTTCAATGAGGCGCTTCAGAAAGGAACCATGGAAGGGTTCTTCAGGCTGATCTCTTATTTCCAGACGCAGTCCGAGCCTGCTTACTGTGGATTAGCTAGTCTTTCCATGGTTTTGAATTCTCTCTCTATTGACCCCGGGAGGAAATGGAAAG GGCCTTGGAGGTGGTTTGATGAATCTATGCTGGAGTGTTGCGAGCCACTTCAGATAGTGAAGGATAAGGGCATTACGTTTGGGAAAGTTGTCTGTTTGGCTCATAGCTCTGGTGCTAAAGTCCAAGCTTTCCGCACTACTCAGAGCACTATTGATGATTTCCGCAAATACGTCTTGAAATGTTCCACTTCTGATAATTGTCATATGATCTCAACATATCATAGAGGAATATTCAAGCAG ACTGGAAATGGCCATTTTTCACCTATTGGTGGCTATAATGCTGAAAGAGATATGGCTTTGATTCTTGATGTCGCTCGTTTCAAGTATCCTCCTCATTGGGTTCCTCTTAAGCTTCTTTGGGATGCCATGAACAGTATTGATCAGTCAACAGGGAGACATAGAGG GTTCATGCTTATATCTAGACCCCACAGAGAACCAGGATTACTCTATACTCTG AGTTGTAAAGATGAGAGCTGGACCAGCATAGCAAAGTATTTGAAGGAAGATGTTCCTCTTCTTGTAAGCTCGCAGCATGTTGATACTATTGAAAGAATCTTGGATGTTGTTTTTAAGTCACTTCCGTCAAACTTCAACCAATTCATCAGATGGATGGCTGAGATAAGAAGAACAGAGGATATAAACCAAAATCTCAGCTCAGAAGAGGAATCAAGGCTCGACCTAAAG CAAGAGCTGCTGAAACAAGTGCAGGAGACTGAACTGTTCAAGCATGTGGAAAAGTTTCTATTCTCTGTGGGTTATGAAGACAGTCAGTCATATGTTCCTGCCAAGACTGGTTCACAAGATTCCGAAAACTTATCGGAAATGGAATCAGATGAGTCTTGTTGTCCGGAAACTTGTGTGAAATGCATCAAAG GTGTTGGTGAGGATAAAGTGAAGACTTACCCGTCCGGGAACGATGTGTTCACTGCTCTTCTGTTGGCTTTACCTCCACAGGCATGGTCAGGTATCAAAGACCAATCACTTCTGCAAGAGATGAAACAGCTCATTTCCATGGTTAGCTTCCCAACTCTGCTTCAACAGGAG GTGTTGCATCTACGACGCCAACTTCAGCTGCTAAAAAGATGTCAGGAGAATAAAGAAGACGAAGACCTCTCTGCTCCTGCCTAA